In Meleagris gallopavo isolate NT-WF06-2002-E0010 breed Aviagen turkey brand Nicholas breeding stock chromosome 2, Turkey_5.1, whole genome shotgun sequence, the following are encoded in one genomic region:
- the DNAH14 gene encoding dynein heavy chain 14, axonemal — protein sequence MRAAITPHSSADPAHPTQCPWSDITATEMDKGYQPQMDGRNRMLKEQLVSHLRFDAERSEVLLMAKGRCIMCGLAGIRRKDSSELPSPVEKYSILNTAVYRARTETKHKAEINEEGGVCSSEVLSKKHKDEREKSVCQPLGGSDNGAMEPKRSIAKVASTTSEDNSGTSPSSTLYDRSTEIQKSSLEPSCLKKACEQPNVECSLKKPIRAEVYSYDETEPTDDDIIMHILRLRGKLGWQTKLPPCEHLAREADVARLQKFALTRPLLPRDSGEYIYCFQKYKNNLRVPYNPYNLQAISTNTAMHSKEYWTVTASFVSKFHVNQKLGEMEATPVPQWLRERHLYYRLLNLNLFSNFRMKKFLLHWKINAGRSKANRSKSV from the exons ATGAGGGCTGCCATcacccctcacagctctgcagaccCTGCCCATCCCACCCAGTGCCCTTGGTCGGACATCACAGCTACGGAGATG GACAAAGGATACCAACCACAGATGGATGGGCGAAACAGAATGCTGAAAGAACAATTAGTGTCTCATCTACGTTTTGATGCAGAGAGGTCAGAGGTGCTGCTTATGGCAAAAGGCAGATGTATCATGTGTGGGCTGGCTGGCATCAGGAGAAAGGACAGCAGTGAACTG CCATCTCCAGTAGAGAAGTACTCCATTCTTAACACGGCAGTTTATAGAGCAAGAACAGAAACTaagcacaaagcagaaataaatgaagaaggTGGTGTGTGTTCTAGTGAAGT ACTTTCAAAAAAACATaaggatgaaagagaaaaatctgtttgtCAGCCCTTGGGAGGGTCTGACAATGGGGCAATGGAGCCGAAGAGGAGCATTGCAAAAgtggcatccacaacctcagAGGACAATAGTGGTACATCACCTTCTTCAACTCTATATG ATAGAagcactgaaatacagaagtcTTCTTTGGAACCAAGTTGCCTTAAAAAGGCTTGTGAGCAGCCAAATGTTGAATGTTCTCTGAAGAAGCCTATAAGAGCAGAAGTTTATTCATATGATGAAACAG AGCCAACAGATGATGACATTATAATGCACATTTTGAGGCTTCGTGGCAAACTTGGCTGGCAAACAAAGTTACCACCCTGTGAGCATTTAGCTAGAGAGGCTGATGTGGCCAGGCTTCAGAAGTTCGCACTTACG AGACCTTTACTGCCAAGAGATAGTggtgaatatatatattgttttcaaaaatacaaaaacaatcTTCGAGTTCCCTATAACCCATACAATTTACAGGCTATCTCTACAAATACAGCTATGCACAGCAAAGAATATTGGACTGTTACAGCATCATTCGTGTCTAAG TTTCATGTAAACCAGAAATTAGGAGAAATGGAGGCCACACCAGTACCACAATGGCTGCGTGAAAGACATCTGTATTACAGGTTACTCaacttgaatttattttccaatttcag AATGAAGAAATTCCTTCTGCACTGGAAAATCAATGCTGGAAGAAGCAAGGCGAACAGGAGCAAATCAGTCTGA